The nucleotide window TGGCGCAGAAGGTACCCATGTTGCCGCCGTCTGCGGTGGGCAGGATCAGGTACTTGTAGTTGGCGTTGGACGGGTGCGGGTTGTGGCAGCTCACGCAGGAGAACACGCCGTCCTTGAGCAGTTCACGCGGCACCTTGGTGTAGGTGGGCGTCACCCCGGTGGGGTGGGTGGTGTGCATGTTGACCGGCAGGATGCCCTCTTCCTCGTTGTGGCAGCCCAGGCACAGGGCGTCGATGTTGACGATCTTCATGCCCACGCGGGTGCGCGCCGGGTTGTCGGCATACAGCGGCTTCACGCCCACGGCATAGTCGCCCTTGGCGTAGTGGGTGCTGTGACATTCCATACATTCCATGTCATGGGGCCCGGCGGCAAAGGCGGACGCGGCCAGCATGAGCATGCCCGCCGCGAGGCAGAGCATCAGCAGTCGTTTCATTGTACACTCCCTCCTGAATGTGAAAATGGTTCCCCTACAGCCCGGCCCTGCAATACCCCCGCAGGTCGAACTGTTTCACTCCAATAAGTGTCCCTATATCCCCTTGTAAAAAAAGTCAAAGAGCTCAGGGGAATTGGCACTCAGTCTCTATCGGACGAAAAACCGGAAAGTTGAGGTTTCTTGACCCAGGTCAATGTTTTTCATGGCCGGGCGGCGTAAAAGGGACTCAAGGATGGGCCGGAACCCCTCCGGAACATCCGTGACGACACACTCTCCATGGCCGGACCGCCATCCCCGGCCATAATCGTCATCACACACCTCCTCCTCAAGAAGGCCGTCCGCGTGGGCGGCCTTCCTGGTTGGCGATAGCGGGCCGATTGCGGCGTTGCTGCGCAACGGGCAAATCCTCGCGTATTGGGGATACGCTTCGGCCTAGCCCGTTGCTTGCGCCTTGCACTCGACCCACTCTCGCCAACCGGGAAATGACCGGTCCGATAAACACTCACCCTCGCCAAAGGGGCGTGGGGGTATGCTGAGGCGGTTGTTTTGGATGCGGAAATCAGGATGGGATTGGCTGGATTGTTTTCGGGAAAAAACGTATTTGCACCCCATGGCCCACACCTCTCCGACACCCGAAGCCGTGACCAAGGCCGCCCGCGCCCTGGGCCGTCCCGTGGACGACCGCCAGGCCGGGTTGCTGGCCGTCTACCTGGACCAGCTCATCAAGTGGAACAAGAAGATGAACCTGGTGGGCAAGTCCGACTGGCGCACCGTGTTCGATACCCTGGTCGTGGACTCCCTGTTCCTGGCCGACTTCCTGGCCAATCTGAAGCTTCCCGGCAAGCCGCTGTGCCTGGACTTAGGGGCCGGGGCCGGACTGCCCGGCATCCCCCTGCGCACCCTCTGGCCCGACGGCGAGTACTGGCTGGTGGAGGTGCGCGAAAAACGGGCCCTGTTCATGAAAAGCGCCCTCGGCAGACTCAAGCTGCCCGCCACCAACGTGTTCCACGGCAAGGCCGAGGACGCCCTGGCCCGTCTTGCCGGGGCCGGTCACCACGCCACCGCCGACCTCATCCTCAGCCGGGCCTTCATGCCCTGGCCCAGGCTCCTCGATTTCATCCACCCCATGCTCCGCAACGAGCCGGGACGCGGCGGTGTCGCCGTCATTCTCTCCAACGACCCGCCGCCCGCCGAAGCCGACATCCCCGAAGGGTGGCTGCTCGGCGACGTGGCTGGCTATCCGGCTGCCGGGGCAGAGCGGTATTTCTGGTCGCTGAAGGTACGGTAAGGCTGGCCTCCGGGCGTGTTTTTGCGAAAGATATTTCCTTGTCGGCGGTGGAGTAGTTCAGACCTGTTGTGCTAGGGTTTGCGGGAAACGTATCCGCAAAACGGAGCATGGCATGGCCGAAACCGCATTCCACACCCTGTCGGTGGATGAAGCCCTTGCCGCGCTGGACTCTTCCGCGCAGGGACTCTCCTCGCACGAGGCCGAGCAAAGGCTCGCGCTTCACGGCCCGAACGACCTCGTGGCGGCCAAGCCCCGATCCCGCCTTGCCATCCTCTTGTCGCAGTTCAAGGATCTGCTGGTTGTCGTGCTGATCCTGGCGGGCGTCATTTCCTTCGGCCTCGCCATTGTCGAGGATTCGTGGGAAAATTTTCGCAGCGGCGTGATCATTTTCCTCATCGTCGTCATCGACGCGATTCTCGGGTTCGACCAGGAATACAAGGCCAGCCAGATCGTCCGCAAGCTCCATTCGCTCATCCTTTCTCCGTCGCGCGCCATCCGCGACGGCATGCTCAAGGAGATTCCCCTTCAGTCCCTGGTGCCGGGCGACGTGGTCCGCATCGAGGAGGGGGACAAGATCCAGGCCGACCTGCGCATCATCGAAGCCGGCAACCTGCGCACCAACGAATTCAGCCTGACCGGTGAATCCATGCCTGTGGGCAAGATGACGGACCGCCTGGCGGACGATCTGACTCTGGGGGATCGCCGGAACATGGCGTTCGCCGGAACCACGGTCGCCAGCGGGAGCGGGCTGGGCGTGACGACCCACACGGGCATGAACACCGAGCTGGGGAAGATAGCATCCATGGCCGAGGAGACCATGGAGGTCAGCTCGCCGCTTCAGGATGAACTGAACGTGCTGGCCATGCGGCTGACGGTCGTGGTCGTGGTCATCTGCGGGGGCATCCTGGCGCTGGCCTTGTGGCTGGGGCTGGATTGGCTGGTGGTGGTGACCTATGCCCTGGGAGTGGCCGTGGCCTGCGTCCCCCAGGCCCTTCCGGCTCAGTTGACCGTGGCCCTGGCCACGGCGAGCAAGCATCTGGCCGCGAAGAACGCCGTGGTGAAGAGCCTGCCCACCGTGGAGACCCTCGGCTCCACCAACGTCATCTGCACGGACAAGACCGGAACCGTCACCCGCAACGAGATGACCGTGACCCGGGCATGGGTCAATGGGAGGGACCTGGTCTTCACCGGCGTCGGCTACCGACCTGAAGGCGAGGTGCTGGATACGGGGGAAACCCCTGTGCCGGAGCAGGATATCCGGAAGATGTCGCTGTTCTTTCGGGCCGCCACCCTGGCGTCCGCAGGGACGGTTCACCCGCCGGACGAATTCCACCAAGGCTGGTATGCCGTGGGTGATCCCACCGAGGCAGCGCTGGTCGTCATGTCCATGAAGGCCGGGATATTCGATTCGGGCGAGGGCGAAGAATTTTCGGAACTGCGTTGCTTCCCATTCGACTCGGTCCGAAAGCGCATGAGCTCCATACGGCGCTTCCCCGAAGGGCCTCTCGTGGTGCTGAAAGGCGCCACCGATCAGGTGCTCGATGTCTGCGGCTTCACGTTGAGGGATGGGGAAGTCCGGCCCGTGACGCAGACGGACAAGGAGCGCATCCGCGACCGGAACGTCGCCTTTTCCGTCCAGGCCCTGCGGGTGCTGGCCGTGGCCTATCGCCCGCTGGACAGCGCCCCGGAGCCCCTTTCGCCGGAGGAAGCCGAACGGGAC belongs to Pseudodesulfovibrio portus and includes:
- a CDS encoding cytochrome c3 family protein gives rise to the protein MKRLLMLCLAAGMLMLAASAFAAGPHDMECMECHSTHYAKGDYAVGVKPLYADNPARTRVGMKIVNIDALCLGCHNEEEGILPVNMHTTHPTGVTPTYTKVPRELLKDGVFSCVSCHNPHPSNANYKYLILPTADGGNMGTFCAKCHPNQSDPESVAAAQSLPLTTDGPGATIVKVKPAAE
- a CDS encoding 16S rRNA (guanine(527)-N(7))-methyltransferase RsmG; this translates as MAHTSPTPEAVTKAARALGRPVDDRQAGLLAVYLDQLIKWNKKMNLVGKSDWRTVFDTLVVDSLFLADFLANLKLPGKPLCLDLGAGAGLPGIPLRTLWPDGEYWLVEVREKRALFMKSALGRLKLPATNVFHGKAEDALARLAGAGHHATADLILSRAFMPWPRLLDFIHPMLRNEPGRGGVAVILSNDPPPAEADIPEGWLLGDVAGYPAAGAERYFWSLKVR
- a CDS encoding cation-translocating P-type ATPase, coding for MAETAFHTLSVDEALAALDSSAQGLSSHEAEQRLALHGPNDLVAAKPRSRLAILLSQFKDLLVVVLILAGVISFGLAIVEDSWENFRSGVIIFLIVVIDAILGFDQEYKASQIVRKLHSLILSPSRAIRDGMLKEIPLQSLVPGDVVRIEEGDKIQADLRIIEAGNLRTNEFSLTGESMPVGKMTDRLADDLTLGDRRNMAFAGTTVASGSGLGVTTHTGMNTELGKIASMAEETMEVSSPLQDELNVLAMRLTVVVVVICGGILALALWLGLDWLVVVTYALGVAVACVPQALPAQLTVALATASKHLAAKNAVVKSLPTVETLGSTNVICTDKTGTVTRNEMTVTRAWVNGRDLVFTGVGYRPEGEVLDTGETPVPEQDIRKMSLFFRAATLASAGTVHPPDEFHQGWYAVGDPTEAALVVMSMKAGIFDSGEGEEFSELRCFPFDSVRKRMSSIRRFPEGPLVVLKGATDQVLDVCGFTLRDGEVRPVTQTDKERIRDRNVAFSVQALRVLAVAYRPLDSAPEPLSPEEAERDMIFLGLVGMIDPPRSGVREAMGKCHGAGIDIYMITGDHAATAEAIANDIGLARAREHMRVVRGKEMEGLSDEELSDMMREHSALVFSRMDPVHKLRVVRLLGDLGRVVAVTGDGINDAPALKRAHIGVAMGRTGVDVAKETAEVVLLDDNFSTLVDAVEEGRGIYSNIRKVVLASLTANIAELLAVLLGLAGMAMGNYAIPILTIQILAIDLMAEILPLTFLCFDPPTPEDMQRPPRDRDEHILNFATGLEVGFLGALMGVLAVANFFFYIYRHDLTLGPDAIGTLEYARASAMTWLTMAYCQFVNILSCRYRNTTIFNRNILTNRVLLASVIISAVLTIVAVHAPGIDRFLEFAPIGARDWLHVLGAAAVFLAVWEGTKWRRRILSRSGGKHR